From one Hirundo rustica isolate bHirRus1 chromosome 8, bHirRus1.pri.v3, whole genome shotgun sequence genomic stretch:
- the ARL3 gene encoding ADP-ribosylation factor-like protein 3: MGLLSILRKLKSTPDQEVRILLLGLDNAGKTTLLKQLASEDISHITPTQGFNIKSVQSQGFKLNVWDIGGQRKIRPYWRNYFENTDILIYVIDSADRKRFEETGQELAELLDEEKLSGVPVLIFANKQDLLTAAPASEIAEGLNLHTIRDRVWQIQSCSALSGEGVQDGMNWVCKNVCAKKK; encoded by the exons ATG GGTTTACTGTCAATCCTGCGCAAACTTAAAAGCACCCCAGACCAGGAGGTGAGAATCCTCCTCTTGGGACTGGATAATGCAGGCAAGACCACACTCCTGAAACAGCTGGCATCAGAGGACATCAGCCACATCACCCCAACACAG ggCTTCAACATCAAAAGTGTACAGTCTCAAGGCTTCAAACTGAACGTATGGGACATAGGCGGACAGAGGAAGATCAGACCATACTGGAGGAACTATTTTGAAAACACTGATATCCTT atcTATGTCATTGACAGTGCAGATAGGAAGAGGTTTGAAGAAACAGGTCAG GAGCTGGCTGAGCTGCTCGATGAAGAAAAGCTTAGCGGAGTCCCCGTGCTCATATTCGCTAACAAGCAGGATTTGCTGACGGCTGCCCCTGCTTCGGAGATTGCCGAGGGACTGAACCTACACACGATCCGGGACAGAGTCTGGCAGATCCAGTCTTGTTCAGCTCTTTCAGGAGAGGGAGTGCAG